Genomic window (Lutra lutra chromosome 17, mLutLut1.2, whole genome shotgun sequence):
attaaacaaagcaaaatgtgTGTTGAGGGAGAATGTTGAGGGTGCCTTGGTGGTCGTCTGAGCCTTACTCTGTGTCCCTGATTGTGGAGTTACAGTGGTGACCCAGATGGCCTTTGTCCCTTGCCTTCACAGGCCAACAGTGACAGCCCAGGGGATGGGGGTGTAGAgagcaaaatggagtctctcatgtCAAGCAGGAGCCTGTGTCAAGGAATGACGCAAGCAGTTAAGGTACCGCAGCTAGGACATATCACCGGGACCAACGTCAGCTGACACCCAGACTTGATAACGAGCAGAACCAGAGGAAGTCAGCAGAGACCCCAAACCGATGAAATCCCTTTAAAAGAGATAGGATTTTGGCAGCAAACTGTTGAGACTCTTCAGACCTGACTCCTCTCTGTCTTGACACTTAAACAAGGcagctgcaggggcgcctgggtggctcagtggtttaaagcctctgccttcagctcaggtcatgatcccagggtcctgggatcgagccccacatcgggctctctgctcagcagggcgcctgcttcccttcctctctctctctgcctgtctctctgcctacttgtgctctctctgtctgttaaataaatacaatctttaaaagaaaaaaaagaaaaaaaaaggcagctcctCCCAAAGACTCTCCCAATTGCTCTCTGAACAGAACCGAGACCCTTCTGTGCTTGAACATCAGAAGCAGTAGGTGCCGCCGCCtgggagctcagttggttaagcgtgtgtctttggctcaggtcatgatccgggagtcctgggatggaggctgccgatgcagggagtctgcttctccccctgaacctctcccctctcatgatctctctcacatAGATAGtatcttaaaaaaggggggggggggggccagtAGGTGCAAAGAGTTGACCTCGACCTTGCTTTTGGTCCATTCACTTTCTGCCCCCTTCTGTCCTCTTGTTTGTCGTGTGGCTTGTCTTCTGTCCCGCTCTGTGCGCTGGGTAAGAAGCCATGTTTAATCACATGGTGAGGTGTCATTGAGCttggaatcctgaacctgctttagAGTTGTGATTTAACTTTGCTTCGTGATTGAACAGAGGCGACGTCGTGGAAAGCCCCAACTGGTGCGTGCGCCTTCGTAGTGTCCTTGTGATGGGGGGCCAGACCTGGGGAGGCGTGGGGCAGGGTGCTCAGGGAGGAGCGGGAGgcgtgggggatgggaggagtcAGGGAGCATTTACTGAAGGAGCAAACGGCTGAACCAGAGCCTGAACAATGTTGTTCATGACCGCGCCgccaattttgtttttatccacGCATGCGTGTTTGTATGTGCTTGAACACTTTTTTGGCCTTAGCGTCGGTCCTGCGGGTCTCTCCTTCCGAGCCCTGGTCCGGCTTGCCGAGGACAGGGCCACAAGGGGGCGGTGCTCTCCCGCGCTCGCGCTGATCCCCGCAGCCTTGCGGGAGCCGGAGGTCTGGCGGGGGCTGTTTGTCGGTGGGGGACGTTTCCACAGAGACCCGGCGCAGGGGGCGGCGAGAGGCGCGGGGGCCCGGGGAGCCGCAGGGCGCCAGCGCGGTGCGGTCTGTTCCCCCGGCTCGGGGGCGGGGTACCCCTGGGCTGCGGCGCCCTGTGGAGCTTTCCCAAGAGCAGGGGGGCGCTAAGCACTAGCCCTTTGGTGGGACGTTCCAAAAGAGCCCTTGCGGCCTCCCTGGTGCCTGGAGAGAAGGCATCGCGAGGGGCGGAACCCTCCAGAAAGCACGAGGAGGGGCTCACGTGGCCTGTTCCCCGAGGGGGGGGTGGCGCGGGGAGCCGCTGTGAGGGTGGGCAGAGCTTCCTAGACAGAACTGGAAAAGGGGCACTGAACCAGCCTGGGCTGGGTGGTCCCCGCGAAGTGACCTTGGTGGCAGTGGGGTTGGGATGCCCCACGCGGGTTAGGTGGGAGGAGGTTCCCAGATAGGGCAGGGGTGTTAGGTCTATTCTGAGAGCCGAAGCTTGGGGGGGAAGTGAGTGGGTTACCCCCAGATCTGTGTTTTCTGTGAAGGGAGAAGCACCCTGAAGAACCGGTCTCCATGGGGTGTGGGacccaaaaaacaagagagagactTAAAAAAACGTGCTGCTGTGTCAGATGACACTTTGGCCTAAGTtatagaaaatgcaaattgaCCAATTTTCCAGCTCAAAGATCTACTGTTCCAAAGCTGGTTGAGAATTTCCATACTCGactaagaaatacaaaaatgacatttcaatACTGAACTGATTAGAAGCAGATTataatattttgaattctttggttCAGACTCTGTTAAGAATTAGAAATCAGGGTGATTAATTTTGGGTCCCCTTTAATACCCAACCTCTCAAATGCTGGGCCAGCATTCCCTCCTACCATGTTATGACTCAGAGGTTATGGTCCCTCTCGTTTTAGGAGAGGACTCAGGAGAAAAGGCTCTGCTACTGCACCATCCTTGCCCCGACACACCCCCGCTGTCCCCAGGGGCGTCATTATATTCTTCCTTTATTGGCTGTCCTTGTATAATACAAATCTGTAAGTTTAGATacaaaaaaatctggaaataaaagaTAGAAAAGTACCCGCCAGGCGCCCCCGCCTCCTCGTCCCGGACCCCTCCCCAGCGGGCACTGACGTGAGGTAACTGAgcatctccttcctcttccccctacCCCGCCTCCTGGGCCCCCAACttggcccccacccccatgagACCTTGGCCCAGGGAAGATGTGGGCCCCCCAAGTGGAGGAGAGGGGTGATCGGGGTGAGCACAGCATTGGCAGTGAACGcagcaggtgggcagagggaagccCTTTGCTTGTGCTGTGTATGGGAGGGGATGACCAGACTTGGGGTGGGCCCTAGTGGGCCCAGAAGAGCCCCGAGGCAGGCGTCCCTTTTCCATCCCACCCGACACTGGAAGGTGGAAGATCAACAACAGAAACTGGGAAATGTCGCTTGAACTGAGGGCACTCAGTGGGACTGTGGCCATCCCActgtgtttgggggtgggggtggggaagggcattGCCAGCCTAAGTCTGGTAGTGAAAAGGGTCCCTTAGCCAGGCCAGGTCCATCCCTGAATTCCATCCTGTCACAATCTGGGCGTACAATGTCAGTTCTGTAGTGGTTGTGGGGGGTGATCAAGGGGCTGGAGGGGATGTTGGGGGGCGCAGCCCCAGGGTGTGGGACTAGGGAGAGAGGTTGGGCCTCCATGCCCAGATGTGGGGCACCAGGAGATGCTGGGACAGGCAGGGTAGCTGGAGCTACAGTTCAATCTCGAAGGTCTTCTGCAGGTCGCTGGAGAAGGGGTTGGAAGGTTTTTCAACAGCCGGTTTGCCTTCTAATGCTGCCCACTGGGCCTCAAAGGGGTCCAACTCAGGGGCCGGGGCAGGGGCCGACTCTGGGGGCCACGGTGCCCCATTGGGACGTGGGCGGGCCTGGCCCCCAGGGGCAGTGGCcatggctgggggtgggaaggctCCAGCCTTCCCGAGCAGGGTGgcgggctggggctggagctgggcagCAGAGCAGAAGGCGTTGGCCACCATCTGTGAGGGGGTGATGCCCACCACGGGCACCCGGGGCATGGGCGGGTAGCCCAAGCCCGGGTAGGCGGGCACAAACGGGGGCTGCATGTGTGGGGGTGGCAGGAACACGGCCACCTGGGCGGGTGCCGCATCGAAAGGCCCCACGGGGCCAGGGAAGGGCTGCAGAGCGGGGGCCACAGGGGGCACGGAGGCcgcttgctgctgctgctgctgcgccTTGGCCACTTGGGACACCTCCTCCAGCCACCTCTCGGCCTCCGAAGGGGTCCGCTTGTGCCCAGGCTGGAAGGTAGTTGAGGGGGGCGCGGAGGACTCACCCCAGGCAGAAGTCcctagagagaggagaggggacagTTGAGAGAACCCTAGGCTGGGGGTTGGGCCCTGCCACTCACTACCTGTGTCGACTTCGGGGCAAACGGCTTAACCATCCCGGACCACGGGATGGTTCCGAGCGCTCAGAAAATACAGTTCTGAGAGTCTCAGGTCCTAAGATGGAAAAGTATAGGCGAGACTGACTGTCACCAGCCCAGCTTCCCTTCTGATGGGTCAGGGCCAAACCTGTTCCTAAATATTTTTGATAGCACCCTTAGTTCTGATTATTTTGACAATGTATCGTTTTGGGAGGCTAAAATTCTAAGATGGTGTAAGTCTTTGTCGAGGGGTCCCATACATTTCCAACATAGCGAGGTTCACTAGTTTTAAGGTTGTGCTTTTGAAGATTCTAGAGTTCTAAATTTATACTGCACTTCCGAGGGCTTCTGTGGTTCTAGGATAAGCTCATGGCTCTAAGGTGATTCCAAGGCTTCGTGGCTATGAATCTGGAGGTTCTAATATCCTGTGATCCTAAGACTGTGGGTTTCTCAATTTTACGGTTCTGAGACAGGAAGGTTTAAAATGGATCCCGTGGTTCTAAGTTGACCCCGTGGTTCTAGGATGAACCCATGGCTCTGAGATCACCCTGGGATTCTAAGATGATCCAAGGCTCAAAATTGATTCCATGGAGCTGGGATGGTCGCCTAGCCCTTAGATGACCCACGGTTCTAAGCTCATGGGATTCCTAGGTTCCCGGCGTCTGGATGGAGCAGGGGCCTGCAGGCGGGGCGCTGCGGGGAGGGCGCTGCAGGGTGGCCGCTACAGGGGACGGGCTGGGCTTACCTGCTGCGGCTGGTGGCGGCCCAGGTGCTGGGGCTCCAGCGCTGGCGAAGGACGAGCTGATCTGTGTGCACAGAGCGTTGATGCTGTCACTGTCACTGGCACCCGGAGGCTCCATCTCGGGCACTGGGAAGTCAGGGAAGGGTGGAGGTCAGCCAAGGGGCCCAGGCCCTCAGGTGGCCCCCTCTGACGACCTCTGGGGTCATGGGGTGTGGGTCATGGGTCCACTCTGCGGTGACCAAATGGATCTAGGCATGTGGCATCTTGTGATTACCAAGCATGAGCCAATGCAATACCCACATGTGACCCACGAGTGTTTTCACAATTGCGTGTGAATCTGAGCTGTGACCTCCAAGTCTGCGTGATCCTGGGCGTGTGGCTTGTGAGTGTGTGTACGTCTGCGTGGGTTAGCTGGGTACGTGGCCAAGGGCATGTTAATGAAAACACCAGCTTCTGTGACTTCCCAGTGTGTGTGACTTCTGTGTGTGGCCCCTGTGACTCCTATGGAGCTGAaagtgcggggtggggggcaggtcaCGCCCAAGCAAGCGCGCCACTGCCTGCGGGCACACAAAGCTTCCAAATCAAGGGGAGCCACAGAGTGCGCGCGTGCCAGCCCTGGGGTGGGTGACGGCCGTGGTACGATATGGGACAGGGAGCGCATGTGTCTCACTCTCAGCCAGCACTGGCGTCTGCCCAGCAGTCACCTTTGGGAGCAGCCCAGCCTTCAGGACACAGAGCAACACCTCCATGCCAATCCCCAAGGCCATAAGAGATGGGTGTCTCGATTTAGCAAATGGAAACAGGACCATGGGCCGGACCACGTGACTTACAGACAGCTGGGAGGAAAGGCAGCCCGCTTGCCTGTCTCCCTCAGACAGAACACAGTACAGAGccacctctcttccctctcttcccacacAGACCTGGCTTTTTagatcatgacttttttttttttttaagattttatttatttatttgacagagatcacaagtaggcagagaggcgggcagagagagagagagatgggggagcaggctccctgctgagcagagagcccgatgcggggctcgatcccaggaccctgggatcatgacctgagctgaaggcagaggcttaacccactgagccacccaggagctctccAAGCAGATATTCTTAATCCATCACAATCCTCCTTCCCCTGAGCCCATATCCTTCACCCAGCCAGATCTCATGGCTCCAGTGGCCAATAAATGCTTGGGAGGTTCAGCCTCCTCCTGAGCAGACAGTGGCATCTAGGcagcttctcccctctcccaagcccctggCACACTTTGCTCATCGATTGTGATACAAGCcacctctcccctttccctaACCACAGCAGACATTACTAATTGATCATGGCTTGTGCCACCCTTCTGCTCTTCCTTGCCAATAGTAGACACTGCtcatcaatctctctctctccccccttgtTGGCGGCAGACGCTGCTAATCGACCATAATATGTTCCACCTCTCTTTCCCATGGCAGACAGTGCTAACCGATCAAGGCTTATACCCCTTCTTCTGTCTCTGGTGCTCTAGGGATGGTACTGATCCCGATGTTCCCTCCCGCTGAGCCCCGGGCTCACCTGTGCCCTTCACCTGGAAGTCTGTGCGCCGCTGCAGTGTGGATGGCAGCTCGTTCAGCCGTAGGCTCAGCTGCCGTTTGAAAGGGGAGTTCTTCTGGCTGAGTGCCGGGAACCCGCGGAAGGAGCCCTGGCGAACCAGCTGTTCCAGCGGGGCGTGGCGTCGGGGGATGGCGGCTGCACTGGTTCCTGCAGCCACTGGGGTGCCCGCCTCACCCTTCTCACCGGGAGATGTGGTGGCCGGTGTCGGGGACACGTGCCCAGGCTGCGCAGGGCCAGGAGCTGCAGTTGGGGCAGCTGCTGCCTCTGCTGGAGACATGGGGAGACAGGCGGTCAGATACCAGGCCTAGGCATTTGCTCCTCTCCCAGCAAGCCCCCTTGATCATCTTCCAGTGCTGCTGCCTTCACCCACTCTGTCCTGTCCCCAGGACAGGCTGGTCAGAGCCCTGAAATGCCTCACTATCACCACACCAGTACCGCCTGCCCCAGGGGGCCCTCGGGGATTCCTCCTCCAACCTGACCTTTTGGGTCTCTCTAGTTTTCTGTCCCCAATCTGGCTTTCTTCACTGCTTCTGCTGTTTTCCCTTCTGAGACCTTCTATTTCCCTTTCTGatcaatttttttagatttatttatttatgagagtgagcaagcatgagcggggggcgaggggcagagggagaagcagcttcacACAGTAAGTTCTTTGTAAATTCTAAGCAGtgttttccaaaaatttaaaaactagaatccacagtaaaaaaaaaaaaaaaaaaaaaaaaaaatactgtgactTAGAAcacaatacatttatattttaaaaaacctgtcttaggggtgcctgaatggttcagtcggttaagtacctgactcttgattttggctcaggtcatgatctctgggttgtgagatcaagcccagtggagtctgcttggggttcttctttttttcttttaaggttttatttgagagaggggtaccggggtggctcagtagattaaacgtctgctttcacctcaggtcatgatctcagggtcctggaatcaagccccttattgggctccctgctccacagagagtctgcttctccctctccctctgcttctcccccaacccccacttgtgttctctctcaaataaaatcttttaaaaaaaaatttatttgggagagagcaagtgagcgtGCCCAGGCAAGCACgagtggggtgagaggcagagggagagggataagcagattccCTAATGAGCAGGGATCtggttgtggggctcaatcccaaatgagccaccgaggcacccctccTTGGGATTCTATCTCTTCCTCAGTATACCCCCACTTAcgctttctctctaaataaataaataaataagcctcaTTGTTTTAGAATTTACAAAGTACCTGCCACTTACCTGTAATGTTAGAGACCACTGATATTTTTGTTGACGGCAACCCAGGGTAAGCAAAACCTTTTGCACGGTAACCTGTCCCCCCCGACACATGCACGCAAATACACAGCCTGGACTAAAATTATCATTAAACTACACTTCCCCTTACTACTTTCAGCTAATCtgatatttctattcttttctatttcagttcttttcagtGCCGGCCACAATCCACCGCGCTGACTTCACAACCCAGTAACTGGCCTTGAGCCACTATTTGAAATGCTTCCGAACCTCCCTGGGTTAGCAGATAACCCAGTTTTGCTGGGATCTCTGGCCAGCCGAATATGGCCCAAACAAGTGAGCTCTGTAAACTATAGCCAAACCTTGTGGCTGGTGCCCTGCTCTGTAAATTGCGGGGTCCCTCGGCCTCTGtcgctttcccccaccccccgcccagaaTGGATCCCCAGGCCCCACCCGCAGcacccacctttctttttttcaggggCCTCTCGCTCGGTGGGCCGCCCGCCACCTGACAGGCGGAAGGAGCCCTCGCGGGCGAAGCTGGTGCGGCTGGCATCGAAGGCGGCTGTGACCCCGCATTCCTTCTCCCGCCGCTGTTTCCGCTCCAGGCAGGCGGCGAAGGCACAGCCCACGGCATGGCTCAGCCTCTCCCCCTGTGGGAAGAGGGGTCAGGCCGGGCTTGAAGAGGTGGCATTGTGCCGGCTGGAGGCAGAAGCCCCGGTGCCACCAGCTCAGTGTCAGGTGATCCTGGATCAGTCCCCTGCATCCGTGCCTGCCCGGAGCCTCAGAATGCATCTGCACCCAGAGGGAAATAGGACAGCTCggagagaaaaaaaagccagaaacaaGAGTGCAGTGCCGTATGGCTCCCTTAATAGGAAGTTCGAGAACCAGTAAAACTAATCTGTGGCAAAAGAAGCTGGAAGCCTGGTTGTTCCTTAGGGGGCGGGGGTGAGAACTcactgggaaggggcaggaggcatTGGCTGGGGTAGAGGAATGTTCTAGGTCTTGATGGTGGTTTGGATTGCATGAGTATGTACAGTTGTTAACACCCCTGGGTCTGTGCACAGCAAGCAtttgacttcaaaaaaaaaaaaaaaaaggagctggaaACGAATGCGTTCTACCGTGGGGCCAGCAAACTGAAGTGTCCGGGGGAAGCATTCTGATGTCTGCAactttgaaatgcatcaaaaatgGGACAAATGAGCACCAGAGTAAGCGCAGACATGCCTAACGGCGGGATCTGGGTGGTGGGTGTCCAGGTGACTGGTTATACAAGTCTTTTGGCTTCCCTGAGTGCTTGAAAGCATTTTGTCATAAAGTGCTGGGGGTGAACACAACAGCCCTGTTGAGTGCCTACTTGGGAGGCTGCAAGGCCACGATGATGCTGGCTTCCTGCTTTCCAGCTGTGTTTCTCGAGAAATCCACATCACCTCTTAGTGCCCAAGCCTCctggtctataaaatgggggcCCTAACAGCACTCACTGAACCGGATTGTTAGAGGATTTATCTATGAACTAATATGCAAGGCATACAGCAGAGGGAGCCAGCCCAAGAGCCAGGCACAGGGAAACACCACACAGGTGTCTCAGTGTATCTGTCCATGCGGGACTCTCCCGATCATGCCAGGAGGTGGCTGTGCTTAcgaacccattttacagacaaagaaacagcCTTAGTCAACACGCCCATAACAATAAGCGAGTGGCAAAGTTAGCATGAGAATGAGATCGATCTAACTTCTGTTTCTTAACTAAGATGCTCAGCCACCTGTTAAACTTGGGGACAGAAATCATCCACAAAATACCAGCACAGGAAAAGGGTTACACACCATGATCCAGtgaatttatcccaggaatgcaaggttggttcaacttgcgaaaatcaatcagtgtaacacaccacattaacagaaggATGGAAAAAAGCCACACGATCATCCCCATgaatgctgaaaaagtatttaacaaaatccagccccatttcatgattaaaaaaaaaaaaatcaacaaacttcgaatagaagggaatttcctcaacctgataaaaagtcacagctaacatcatactcaatgctGAAAGAGTGGAAGCTTTTCCCTAagaacaggaacaagacaaggatgcctattTTCATCACTCTATTCAACACTGTGCTGGAAGTTCTAGAGTAATTGGACAAGaagaaaggcatccaaattggaaaggggAAAGTAACATTACCTCTGTTTACAAATGCCATAaccttatatatagaaaatcataGAGAATCCACAGAAGAACTATTAGTGATAATAAATGAATTtggcaaagttgcaggatacaaggtcaatacacaaaaatcagttataCCTACCTACGCTAACAGTGAATAGTCCAAAAATGAAGTTACAACAATCCCGCTTAcaatagcatttaaaataaaatgggacgcctgggtggctcagtcggttaagcatcccactcttgatttcagctcagatcatgatctcagggccgtgacatggagccccgtgttaggctctgtgctgggtgtgtaGCCTGCttat
Coding sequences:
- the NUMBL gene encoding numb-like protein isoform X1 — translated: MWGGKELPEATLSQTWNRRGPEVKVHGGEESPRLVRPRGGPRRPEQHLPPAPCGAPGPPETSRTEPEGAGTMNKLRQSLRRRKPAYVPEASRPHQWQADEDAVRKGTCSFPVRYLGHVEVEESRGMHVCEDAVKKLKAMGRKSVKSVLWVSADGLRVVDDKTKDLLVDQTIEKVSFCAPDRNLDKAFSYICRDGTTRRWICHCFLALKDSGERLSHAVGCAFAACLERKQRREKECGVTAAFDASRTSFAREGSFRLSGGGRPTEREAPEKKKAEAAAAPTAAPGPAQPGHVSPTPATTSPGEKGEAGTPVAAGTSAAAIPRRHAPLEQLVRQGSFRGFPALSQKNSPFKRQLSLRLNELPSTLQRRTDFQVKGTVPEMEPPGASDSDSINALCTQISSSFASAGAPAPGPPPAAAGTSAWGESSAPPSTTFQPGHKRTPSEAERWLEEVSQVAKAQQQQQQAASVPPVAPALQPFPGPVGPFDAAPAQVAVFLPPPHMQPPFVPAYPGLGYPPMPRVPVVGITPSQMVANAFCSAAQLQPQPATLLGKAGAFPPPAMATAPGGQARPRPNGAPWPPESAPAPAPELDPFEAQWAALEGKPAVEKPSNPFSSDLQKTFEIEL
- the NUMBL gene encoding numb-like protein isoform X4; translated protein: MSRSAAASGGPRRPEQHLPPAPCGAPGPPETSRTEPEGAGTMNKLRQSLRRRKPAYVPEASRPHQWQADEDAVRKGTCSFPVRYLGHVEVEESRGMHVCEDAVKKLKAMGRKSVKSVLWVSADGLRVVDDKTKDLLVDQTIEKVSFCAPDRNLDKAFSYICRDGTTRRWICHCFLALKDSGERLSHAVGCAFAACLERKQRREKECGVTAAFDASRTSFAREGSFRLSGGGRPTEREAPEKKKEAAAAPTAAPGPAQPGHVSPTPATTSPGEKGEAGTPVAAGTSAAAIPRRHAPLEQLVRQGSFRGFPALSQKNSPFKRQLSLRLNELPSTLQRRTDFQVKGTVPEMEPPGASDSDSINALCTQISSSFASAGAPAPGPPPAAAGTSAWGESSAPPSTTFQPGHKRTPSEAERWLEEVSQVAKAQQQQQQAASVPPVAPALQPFPGPVGPFDAAPAQVAVFLPPPHMQPPFVPAYPGLGYPPMPRVPVVGITPSQMVANAFCSAAQLQPQPATLLGKAGAFPPPAMATAPGGQARPRPNGAPWPPESAPAPAPELDPFEAQWAALEGKPAVEKPSNPFSSDLQKTFEIEL
- the NUMBL gene encoding numb-like protein isoform X2, encoding MWGGKELPEATLSQTWNRRGPEVKVHGGEESPRLVRPRGGPRRPEQHLPPAPCGAPGPPETSRTEPEGAGTMNKLRQSLRRRKPAYVPEASRPHQWQADEDAVRKGTCSFPVRYLGHVEVEESRGMHVCEDAVKKLKAMGRKSVKSVLWVSADGLRVVDDKTKDLLVDQTIEKVSFCAPDRNLDKAFSYICRDGTTRRWICHCFLALKDSGERLSHAVGCAFAACLERKQRREKECGVTAAFDASRTSFAREGSFRLSGGGRPTEREAPEKKKEAAAAPTAAPGPAQPGHVSPTPATTSPGEKGEAGTPVAAGTSAAAIPRRHAPLEQLVRQGSFRGFPALSQKNSPFKRQLSLRLNELPSTLQRRTDFQVKGTVPEMEPPGASDSDSINALCTQISSSFASAGAPAPGPPPAAAGTSAWGESSAPPSTTFQPGHKRTPSEAERWLEEVSQVAKAQQQQQQAASVPPVAPALQPFPGPVGPFDAAPAQVAVFLPPPHMQPPFVPAYPGLGYPPMPRVPVVGITPSQMVANAFCSAAQLQPQPATLLGKAGAFPPPAMATAPGGQARPRPNGAPWPPESAPAPAPELDPFEAQWAALEGKPAVEKPSNPFSSDLQKTFEIEL
- the NUMBL gene encoding numb-like protein isoform X3; amino-acid sequence: MSRSAAASGGPRRPEQHLPPAPCGAPGPPETSRTEPEGAGTMNKLRQSLRRRKPAYVPEASRPHQWQADEDAVRKGTCSFPVRYLGHVEVEESRGMHVCEDAVKKLKAMGRKSVKSVLWVSADGLRVVDDKTKDLLVDQTIEKVSFCAPDRNLDKAFSYICRDGTTRRWICHCFLALKDSGERLSHAVGCAFAACLERKQRREKECGVTAAFDASRTSFAREGSFRLSGGGRPTEREAPEKKKAEAAAAPTAAPGPAQPGHVSPTPATTSPGEKGEAGTPVAAGTSAAAIPRRHAPLEQLVRQGSFRGFPALSQKNSPFKRQLSLRLNELPSTLQRRTDFQVKGTVPEMEPPGASDSDSINALCTQISSSFASAGAPAPGPPPAAAGTSAWGESSAPPSTTFQPGHKRTPSEAERWLEEVSQVAKAQQQQQQAASVPPVAPALQPFPGPVGPFDAAPAQVAVFLPPPHMQPPFVPAYPGLGYPPMPRVPVVGITPSQMVANAFCSAAQLQPQPATLLGKAGAFPPPAMATAPGGQARPRPNGAPWPPESAPAPAPELDPFEAQWAALEGKPAVEKPSNPFSSDLQKTFEIEL